One Amia ocellicauda isolate fAmiCal2 chromosome 13, fAmiCal2.hap1, whole genome shotgun sequence genomic window, cccCGCCACTCAGGACACAGAGactcacagagacgcacagcccCACCACTCAGGACACAGAGACGGACAGAGACGCACATCCCCACCACTCAgaacacagagacgcacagagacgcacagcccCGCCACTCAGGACACAGAGACGGACAGAGACGCACAGCCCCACCACTCAgaacacagagacgcacagagacgcacagcccCGCCACTCAGGACACAGAGACGGACAGAGactcacagagacgcacagcccCGCCACTCAGGACACAGAGACGGACAGAGactcacagagacgcacagagacgcacagcccCGCCACTCaggacacagagacgcacagcccCGCCACTCaggacacagagacgcacagagacgcacagcccCGCCACTCAGGACACAGAAACGCACAGCCCCGCCACTCAGGACACAGAGACGGACAGAGACTCACAGTGACGCACAGCCCCGCCACTCAGGACACAGAGACGGACAGAGACTCACAGTGACGCACAGCCCCGCCACTCAGGACAGAGACGGACAGAGactcacagagacgcacagcccCGCCACTCAGGACACAGAAACGCACAGCCCCGCCACTCAGGACAGAGACGGACAGAGactcacagagacgcacagcccCGCCACTTAGGACACAGAGAcggacagagacgcacagacctCGCCTTTCaggacacagagacgcacataGACGCACAGCCCTCGCCACTCaggacacagagacgcacagagacgcacagcccCCGCCACTCAgaacacagagacgcacagagacgaCAGAGACGCACAGCCCCGCCACTCaggacacagagacgcacacacccccCCAACACCGCAGGGCCCGTCTGCCTCCATCATTAGAGCCTGAGCGCCGGCCTGAGGCTCTTCTGTCTAATGAACACACGGGGGACCGAGTCGAGGCCAGGCTGTGCTGCTCATGTGGGGGGGGCTTAGGTGACCCAGCAGTGATAATCAGCCCCGCTGGGACAGACAGAGCTGTGCTGGGGGGTCAGCTGAGCCGGCGCTGCAACCACAAGGCGAACTATGTGGCTGCCTGGGCTCCTGGATTACACCATCGTGGAGGTGCCAAACAATTAGCAAACTATCAAAGAGGGACACAGGAGTCTGCTGCATTGTAGCAGCACATCACACGGGCTGCACAGACACAGGACTGGCTGCACGAGTGACACTGCAGACCCTGCCTCCTGGGGGAGCTGCGCAGTCCGACTGTTGTGGCCAGTCAGGGGGCAGTTAGTCCAGGGCCCTAGTTGCCCAGTTGCCCAGCCCATGAGCCACAGTGACGCCCTACTGGGTCTTCAGCTCTCTGAAGCAGACTGCGTCTCCAGCACACTGTCCTCAGGAGCGCCGGTCACTCAGGAGCAGAGGCCTCTGCACAGATGCGTTTCACACGCGAGCAACACACGGGACACTTGACCTGGGAACCCTCACTGACACTGAATTCGTGAGCCACAGCGCCCTCAGGTGGACAGCGGGCAGCAGGACAGGGTCACAGTGCCGGGCTCAGGAGCGGAGCGTGAACCTCACGTCCGGCCCGGCCCGGTTCAAACACATTCGGGGCTCAGCCCGTGTCGGCTCTCGCTGCCTGTGTGCTGAATAATATCTCAGATCAGTTCTCAGAGCAAAACCAGATGCCAAACATGAAAAGGCAGCTTTGAATGGATTCCTTGTTTGGATTCATCAGATATCCTTTGATATCTTTTGAttccattttaattacatttgttatataaaaatactcCAACTTCCCGTTTAAAACAATCCCACAGAGGGGATCCGCCCACTTCCTGTGCCCTCCTGTGCCACCGAGTTTAAAGCCAACGTGCCAACGCTCTTTATAATAAAGCAGGAGAAGCCGAGTTCTTCACACTTTTGGTTTTATTGCAgaaaaatacaagtttaaaagtgtttacagttaaaaatgtatataaatgacCAGTCTATCTTTCACACGCAGGCACAGAGGACGATTCCTGCGCAGCTCAGACcggtacagacacagacatgtATGTGTTATATGCATGTATGTCTACAGAGCGGGCAGGCTGCTCGATTGGTGTGGGAGGAGCGATGAGGCACTATGAGCTCTTCGTCTTCTTTTTCATCATCTTCTTGCTCTTCTGGGTCAGTCTTCTCAGAGCGCGCTCCTGCTTCTGGACCGTGTGCAGGACAGCGCCGCTGCGCCTCCTCCCATCCCCTGCCCTGGCCGCCCGAGTCCTCctgcgcaaacacacacacagacacgcgaCGAAATGAGCAAcacatgcaaaacaaagtgaaagAAGTGGTGAGAAGAGATAGAGGAAAGAAGAGAGGGTTGAGGGAGAAGGAAGTAagatgaaggagagagagagagagagactgcacTCACGGTCGGTGTCGTACGGCGCCGCTTGATACCGGACAGGCCCTGCGCTTGTGGTCTGTGGAGCCGCAGGAGAAGCAGCCGGACCCCCGCCGGCCGCAGGGGTGGTCCTCCAGAGCGCAGTGACCGCAGCCCGAGCAGTGCAGCCAGGCTGTGGatcacagcacagtgtgggTCACGatcacagcacagtgtgggtcaccagcacagcacagcacagcacagcactgcacagcacagcacagcacagcacagcacatgaCGGACAAAGACACATGGGACAGGGATCCGGGGAGAAACCTCTACTGCAGAGACACGTCCCCTGACCCGGCTGTCTGTCCACCCAGCACCGAGTCCAGTCAGGGGGTTTAAAGggggtgctttttttttttactgattttcaaatatattattttcaaaaacaagaacaaaatgcaTCACCGAATCTACATACAAGCAAACACACTTGAACGCACTGATGACTAATGAATAGAACAAGCACATGTGAAATACACGCCCCACGCGCTGCACAGGCTAGACACGCATCGCACACACTGCAGCGCTGTACTCCTCACAGCTCCATCGCACTCACTTGGCTTCACACACTTGTTGCACAGAAAGCAATGTTTCCACTCCCTGCCGTCCTGAAACAAAGACAAGGCGGTGATTAACGATCAGGTATTACAACAGACACGCTGGTATCTCAACTTTGCACAGCTGGGAGCGCTTCTCTccgcttattattattttgaatgtacTGGCAGATCCCCTTATCAAGGGCCACTTACAGTTGACACAATCAGCGTTTAAAACATCACAAAAGTGCAGTATTGCAATCGATACACATAATAAGCGCACACATCCAAGTTCACAGAGGTAACCGGTGCAGACGGTCAATAACGACACCATCCTGAATATAACGGGCCTGCTGAGGACAGGACATCCCACTTGTTTGTCCacaattaaattttaattaaatgttttgtgaGCTGGTTACAACTTTACGTCGTTAAACccaatttaatttattcatacAGACGTCTGCCgcattgccagctctctctcagtgaaaaaGACGGTACACTTCTCAGCACACAGGGGCTTTCTGTGCGAGAGACAGAGGCTCTACGCTGCGGCCGGCGCTCGGGGGGACGCCGGACCCCTACCTTGGACGTGCAGGCATCGCACTGCGGGCAGTGCTGGTTTCCCGAGGACACGTATCGCTGGCAGAGGGAACAAAACCTGAAAGCAGAGCAAGGACACGTCACCTAACCCAGCAGCAGAACAAACATTCAAGACTAAGCATGGCCTTCCAATCTGATCCTCCAGAAGAAAACCGTTGGGTCCCAAGAACAAGAACAGCAACGACAGCCTCTCTAATCCTAATTCTAATCCTAAATCTTTCTTCCACGTTCTGCTCTGCGCGGTTTGTTCTCCGCCACAGTCCGTTGAAGTGACTTCCTGTGATAGCGCGTCTCGGGGCGCAGTGTGCGGACTGCGTGTGCAGGGCTGCAGTCCACACGCGTGCTCACCTGTAGCCCTCCTCCGGGGGCAGGACAACGTTGCTGGGCCTCAGGTTGGTGAAGAGCCGCACAGGGGACTGTTTGCGCCCCCTGCCTCCGTGCTTGTAAAGGGGGTGGTTGTCATAATCCACCTGCAGAGCAAAGAAGACAGAGGCAGCCGAGGCGTTCACAGGCTGGTAGAGATGCTCTTCCTTATTCATTAggtttaatacaaattaaataagtaaaaatcAAGATTATCGTTGTTGTGTGTAAAGTACGACTTGAGTTCCTGCTCATCGTACCTGATAATCCAGCATAGAAAACGAGGCAAAACACTCCAGGATGCGAGGCTCAAAGAAGTAGGGGAATATCCAGACCATAGGCAGCTCCGCTCCCTGAGTTTCTGCACAACAAGACAGGATGAGCGACCCGGAGACAACGACGCACGCTGTGAGCGCAGGGCCGGGCCGGCTGATAACGGCAACGATAGGGGAATATGAGTGTGTGGGAGCAGGAGAGGAGACAACCTAAGGACAACAGTCCACTCTACACCCAACCTAAGGACAACAGTCCACTCTACACCCAACCAAAGGACAACAGTTCACTGTACAACCGGTGTCTCGGAGGTTCGCTGCGCGACTCACCggggctctgcaggctcctccaCTGGGAGCAGATCTTGGAGAAGCTGTGCGCCAGCGGCCGTACCAAGCCACCGAAGGGAGGATCCGTCACCATCACCACCTTCTCCCCCCCCTCCTCATGCAAGAAGTCCTCGAGACGCTTCTCCGCCGCCTGAGGAACACAGCCCTGATCACAAAGGCGTCTACAGAAGCCGCCCAgagagacccccccccccacacctccGCAGCCATAGattgtgtccattaataactgggtgatccaaggatcctatccagtctgtttttgaatgttcccaaattgtctcttcagccacatagctggggagtttgttcagattgtgacgcctctctgtgtgaagaagtgtctcctggtttctgtcttgaatgccttgaagcccagtttccatcaTTAGTTGGGACTTTActgacatttgtatttaatgtatagAACTGTTTTGGACAACAGATGTAAGTGGGATAATACAGTGAATAATGACTATTAATGGGTTACAATCTCAGCACCATGCTTAGGTTTGGTTCAAGAACAATATAGTGTGTTCACAGTAattctgtaaatgtaatatattaagaAATCCATCATAGAGGTTTGCTCTGTCTGCTGCTCTATCTCCGTAAAGGAGACGTCAGAATCGGAGCAAAGCTGAGAAGTCGAAACGCATCAGATCTCACCTTTCCGTTGAAAAAGTGATGGTTGAACATGTTGTAATGGCCAAACTCCTCCTCACCATAGAACTGGGAATACCTGCGAAACGACACACGAGAGCAGCCTTCAGAGTTACAGCAACACAGTTTCATAATACgtacagcaacagcaacataaTAAGGCCATTATTGCTCACATGCAGCAGACTCCAAAATGCCAATCTAGCCATGATGGTGTTCCCACTTGACGTTAAAACACgatctctgctctgctctgcctcCGTGAAGGATGTAAGCCAACGTGACATCTTCATGGATTACACTCACCAGCTGGTTCCACACGTGAAGACCTTTTGCGTGGCGAGCGGATTTTACTCGACCACTGGCGTCACGTTTGTGAACCTCGTACTGAAGCGGCTTCAGCACTCAGCCGATCGGTGACGCTGCGGGACGGCTGGTGCTGAGGGAAGGTGTGCAGGCGGAAGGGGCTGACCCTGCGTTTGTCAGTCAGATGGAGGATGCTCACAACAATCAGCCAGACCCTGCAGCTGCTCTCCCCCATACACACATCACAGGTGTGAACGCATCCCCAGTAGCTCCTTCATAAACCCGAGTCCCGCCGCCGCTCTGCAGGCCTCTGCTCACCTCCTACTGATGGGCAACAGGAGATGGGGCGTGACCTCGACACAAACCGGGCATGAAGGCTTTGAGACGAACGGAAGATCTTGGATTGTATCTGTCACACAGGCCAGAAGGGTCTTCACTCTCTTTGCAACACACAGGACCCCGATCCCCTCGCATCCATGCTGAGGACGGGCTTCACGGGTGGCAGTAGTCGACCGTGTTGTTCGTTACAGTTAAGAAAACTGGGGCACGTCGCTCAGGCCACAGGATTGTGGTCTTCATTCGACACGCTTCACTCCACTGTCAGCTGTTGCGAGTGGTTGCCTGCTCGACTGGAGCGTGTCTTTCGGGACTGCTGGAAAGGAAGAGAGCGCAGGGGCAGACTAGTGAGGGGTTCCAGTGTAGTGCAGTTTTCTATTTCCTTGCCAAATGTTTTCTTCCTAACCAGTTGTCAGGTATTTCAGCTTTGTGCAGAACTATGTGCAGCAGGTAAAGACACGCTACAGCCTGCAGGGACCTCCTCTGCCCCTGGATTCCTGCCCTCGGAGGGGCACAGCTCAGGCAGCCAGGGAGAGGAACGGACGCACAGGCTTTCACTCAGAGTGAGTACCACATTGTTTACTGTAAAGAGAATATTACAAGCACACTTTGACGGTACAttaaggttgttgttttttaccaaACCCGTTCAGCATCCTTGAACACAGATCTGCTCCAGTAACAGTGTCCTTTCCtgctctatcgggaggagctcTCTCCCCATGCCTCTCCTGAGTAAAACTGACCCTAAATAACAGAGCCTCTGTCCAGTCCTGCGCTCGGTGTCCGTCTGTTTGCAGAGCTGCGTCAGTTTGCTTCTCTCTAACCCCGGCCTGCTCTGCGCTGCTTAGGCAGGACCTGCAGGACTGGTTCTATTGCAGGGAACAAAAGTGCCATGCAGTCCTGTGTGCAGCCCATGGCTTACAGGGACCATAAGATCTGCTCAGCTTAACATCACTGTTCTGGTGCAGAGCTTCAGGCTCAATTAGAGTGATAATGACTCAGAATATCTACAGTTATCTTGGGAATGAGAGAAGACAGGAAAAGcttaaaggaaaagaaaaactcaAAGAAGAAAGATTCATTATGTGATGAACGAATCAAACTCTAAAACGCCACATCCTGATTTTCCATCTGTTTTCCTTCATCTGGCGAACCAGCAGTGATGGCCGAGAAAGAGCAGAGTACATCTCCATGCAGTCATGGAAAGGAGGATGCTGGGAACACCGAAGGCCTCGCCCACAGCCTGCAGCACCCGGAGGGGAACCGAGAACCCAGCCAGCCGTTCCCCCGCTCCCCAAACCTGGCCAGGAAGCAGCAGAGCAGCCCCAAGGTGGGCAGGAGGTCCGAGGTAAGTAACACACGGCACTCCAGGAGCTCTCTGAAACGGGCCGGCTCTGTGGGCAACATCATGAACCAAATTCCTCTGACCTACTGAcgaaacgagcacgatggactGAGGGACCTATTCCTGTTTGTGATCGTCCCGATTATGGCCTGTCTCCCTCCTGTGTGCGCTCGGACCCCCGACACACAGGGCCTATGACAAGCAGCCGCACGCAGGCCAGTCACCCGTATTCAGGCCCATCGCTTCTCTCCAGACTCGGCTGGTTGACGCCACGGTGAGGTTTCTCATCGGTCTGCATTTCCTGCAGAACTACTAATGCAGTTAGCGA contains:
- the zcchc4 gene encoding rRNA N(6)-adenosine-methyltransferase ZCCHC4 isoform X1, whose protein sequence is MDKICVSDTDGFGVEVILNEEDSAAAPCCVHGPALLFVKVCVGGQQGRRFYACSACRDRKDCSFFQWQDEKCFCSQVSKARLLAREEENKAKQPPFTHEEFRSRFLQVVSLPLAQRRFCQTCQLLLLPADWAAHSAHSILLDVSAAQLRRPSQLLRPLDNKKTNAQYLFTDRSGHFLLDLFAALGFQKVLCLGTPRLHELIKIRNSEGSGRVMKSLLLDIDYRYSQFYGEEEFGHYNMFNHHFFNGKAAEKRLEDFLHEEGGEKVVMVTDPPFGGLVRPLAHSFSKICSQWRSLQSPETQGAELPMVWIFPYFFEPRILECFASFSMLDYQVDYDNHPLYKHGGRGRKQSPVRLFTNLRPSNVVLPPEEGYRFCSLCQRYVSSGNQHCPQCDACTSKDGREWKHCFLCNKCVKPTWLHCSGCGHCALEDHPCGRRGSGCFSCGSTDHKRRACPVSSGAVRHRPRTRAARAGDGRRRSGAVLHTVQKQERALRRLTQKSKKMMKKKTKSS
- the zcchc4 gene encoding rRNA N(6)-adenosine-methyltransferase ZCCHC4 isoform X2, encoding MDKICVSDTDGFGVEVILNEEDSAAAPCCVHGPALLFVKVCVGGQQGRRFYACSACRDRKDCSFFQWQDEKVSKARLLAREEENKAKQPPFTHEEFRSRFLQVVSLPLAQRRFCQTCQLLLLPADWAAHSAHSILLDVSAAQLRRPSQLLRPLDNKKTNAQYLFTDRSGHFLLDLFAALGFQKVLCLGTPRLHELIKIRNSEGSGRVMKSLLLDIDYRYSQFYGEEEFGHYNMFNHHFFNGKAAEKRLEDFLHEEGGEKVVMVTDPPFGGLVRPLAHSFSKICSQWRSLQSPETQGAELPMVWIFPYFFEPRILECFASFSMLDYQVDYDNHPLYKHGGRGRKQSPVRLFTNLRPSNVVLPPEEGYRFCSLCQRYVSSGNQHCPQCDACTSKDGREWKHCFLCNKCVKPTWLHCSGCGHCALEDHPCGRRGSGCFSCGSTDHKRRACPVSSGAVRHRPRTRAARAGDGRRRSGAVLHTVQKQERALRRLTQKSKKMMKKKTKSS